The window TAATTGTCAATATAGATAATTATAAATATATCATATCATAAAAAACCAAATCTTATTGATTTGGTTTTATTTCGGTATTGAATTCAGATTGATCTAAATTAATTTTTGGTTTAGCTGTTTGCTTAACATTTGAATTTTGTTTTGGTAGCGGATAATTGACAAAATTTGGATAAAATACTTGATAAGGTGTTGGTTGTTGCATTAAAATTTGCGGTTGAACTGTTAATGGCTGCAAAAAATTAATTCTTGACATTTCTATCATTCTTCGAAATTGCATTCCCAAAACCTGTTGATTATATTGTCGCATCATTTCGCCATATTCTAACATAGCTTGATTTTGCGCCATTTGGTAATTATTCATTTGATTATTACTTAAAAAATTGCTTTGTGCACTTTCATTAATTAAATTCTTTAATTTTTTTTTCTTTGACATTTATCTATTCCACCTTATTATTAATTAATTATTTATTTTGAAAATTTTGATTTTGTTGTGGTTGCATATTATTAAATTGTGGGTTCATCATTGATGGATTCATTGATGAATTCATTGGTTGTTGCATTTGTGGCATTGATGGTTGTGTATATGGTACATAAATTGGATATGGAGTTGGTATTGGAATAATATTTTGAATACCACTCATCGATGGATTCATCATACCCATACCACCCATTCCAGGCATACCCATCATTGGATTCATATTATACATTGGATTGCCATTTAGCATTGGATTTGCATTCATTGCAGGGTTCATCATTGGATTCATATTATACATTGGATTCATATTATACATTGGATTGCCATTTAGCATTGGATTTGCATTCATTGCAGGGTTCATCATTGATGAATTAATCATTGGATTCATATTTGATTGCATTGCAGGATATGGCATTTGATTATATGGTGATTGTTGTTGAGTATTAAATTGATTATTCATCATTGGATTTGAATTATTAAAATCATTTGATAAAGTTAAATTAGAAATTGACATTCTAATTTCGTTTGCTGCAGAATTCATTCTTGACATCAAACCATTAGCTTTAATTCTTAAACCTTCTCTTTTATTTTCAGCTACAGAATTTAATTTATTTATTATTGAATTATAATTTTGTTGTTGTTTTTCAAGTGAAGAAAGTTTTGATAATAAGTCTTTTTTTTGCTTTTGATCATACACTCCATTAACTAAACTTCTTAATTCCTGAATTGAAAATGCATTTGGAATTAAATTTGAAGAAAAAGTTGATTCTGTCAAATTTGATATTGGTGGTGATGTTTTTCTATTTTTTATTTTACTAAAAATTAATTTGAAGAAATCAAACAATAAAATTAAAACCATCAATAATGCTAAAACTGATAATCCGATCATTGTAAAGAAACCAATTGAATTTGTTCCTAAAGCTTGTAAATTATCTCCCTGTATCCCAAAAATATTTAAAATACTTGTATTAATACCATCAATACTAAATGATGGTATTAAACTAGTATTTGCAGATGCATTAAGATCCATAAAAATTTGTACAAATAAATTTAAAGTAATTTTACCCGTCTGAGTAGAATTATTTAAAATATTTGTATACAAAAATGCTACAATCATCGGAAACGCAGCAGCCAATAAACCCATAAATGAAAATATTACACATAATATTGAAAATACAAACATTGATTTTCATTCACCTTTTTTTGCATTAACCGCATTAATTATTTGAAAAATAAATGTTATTAAAAATAACAAACCTGAAATTCCGAAAATTATGACAAATAATGATCCAAAATTAAATTGAATAACTGTTGATGAAAAATTATAAATTGATGTTATATCTCAAATATTGTTTGATGTTGATAGTCTATTCTGTGCAGCAATACCTGATCCTGCATAATTTTTAAATCCATCGAGAAATGAATAAAGTAAACCAGCTACCGCAACTATTGATAGCACTAAAGACATAACGTTAAATATATTTATAATTTTTTTTTGTTTTTCCATGAAATCGCCCACTTTTAATTACTATAATTATAGCATATTTTTGCGAATATCTGTTGAATTTCTAATCAAAATAGATTACAATTAATTTTCTTGTTTTGCATCTAGAAATATTTTTAAATTATGAGAATATTTAAATTTATATAATGATTTACTATCATTATCATTGTAGTAAAAATATATTCATCGCAGAGTAAAATCAAAAACTATTTTCAATATATTATTATATGAAATTATTAAATCTGTGAAAATTAAATTATCCTTTGCATTAACTATTATGCTGTTCATTCTTAATTTGTTTATACAAATAATAAAAATTATAAATACTATCAAATCAAAAATACAAATACCTATTCCAAAATAACCAATTAAAATAATATGATTAACCAAATATAATGAAATCATAATTAAAGATACAATCGGAATAAAAATATTAAACAATAAACAATAAATAAAAATTAAAATAATATTAGTCTTATTAACATATTTTTGTTTTGCTATTTTAAAGAATTTTTTAACTTGATACATTCTTTTAAATGTATCAAAAACAAAAAACAAAATCAGTACTCACGATATAAGAAAGACTACAAATGTGGAAATAACAAATGAATTAATCATTAATATCTACGATTCCTTTCAAATTTTCTTTAGTTTACAATATGATTTTATATCAGATGTTTTTATTTTATAAATCTTATTATCTGTGTAAATAATAAATCCAAAATAATACTCTTTATTATCATAAATAATTGTTGAAAATAAATTTTTTATATCCTTATACGAAATTTGTATATAATTCATTGGTGCATCTATCATGATTCTTAAATTTGTTGCATACAATTTGCCATCATAATCTCAAATTATTTTTTTATTATTCATTAATTTGTACAAATCATTTTCTCAAGCAAAATCAGAATCTTCATTTTCAGTTTCTTTAAAATTATTTTGTTTAGAAAATTTTTTAATATATTTTTTATTATCAATTTCAATAACAGATATATTTTCAATTAAAACGTATGAAATTTCATTGTTTGGTAATTCGAAATTAATATTTATAGCTTCCAAATTAATTTTATCTTTGTACTTTATTAATTCTTGTCTAATTTCTTCTCTTACTATTTTGAAAGTTTTATGTTTTATTTGATAAACTCAACCAAGTATACCAGATACAATAAGTGCTAAAATTCAAATGCTAAAAAAAATTATTATTCCTAAATTAATTGAAGACATTTCATTCACACTTTCATTTTAATTTTATTTTGTTATTTTATCAAAGGAATTTTCATAATATGGTAGTGTATCAATATGTAATTTTTCATAAATACTAAATGAATAAAATTGTCAACTTAAGTTAGCATTAATAATAAAAACATTATCTTTTTCATTATAGTTTGTTGTTATTGAATATTTATTATTTTCTTTTGTATTATAATATCTTGTAATGTCTAAAACATCATCAACACCATCAATATTTTCTGCTTCAATTGATGATTTATCAAAACGAACCGCGTCAAATCCATTAATTGTAAATTTTAAAGACTCTATTTTGTCGTTTGAAATTTTATTTGAATAATCAATATTATCTATTGATAATCAATTATTATCTAAAATTACTAATTTTTGACTATGAAAAAAATTATCATATAACATTGATCCATACAATGTATTTTTTGAAGAAAAATTAGATAGTATTGATATACCAGCCAAAGCTAAGAAACTTGCTAAAATTAGTATTTTTGAATATTTAGGTATTTTTTTAAATAATTTTAAAAAACTAAAATTTTTTATTTTTGCTGCGCTTAATGAAATGGGATTAAAAATTTGAATTGTTCATACTAATAAAGATCTTGTAGGTATTCAAGTAACGGCCATTAAAAAAAATGAAATCAAAATTAATAAAACAGTAGCGAATAAACCTCCGTAAATTAATGCAACCGCTCTTCAAAAATCTAATATATTAAATGAAATGAAACTGAAAAAAAATACACCTGGCGAACCAACAGTTAAAAGTAAAAAAGTCACAAATAAAATAAAAAGTGGTGAAAAAAATAATCACATTCATGGTAAAGCTATGATTTGAAAAATAACATTTGAATTTTTCTTTGCTTTAGCTAATTTTATTGTGTGAGATGAAAACTCGTTTCTTGCATTAAGTGCAATTTCTTCAATATTAATTTTATCTGAGACTTCTTTTTCAGATAAACCTTGTTTAAACATTTCACTAATTTGGTTATGATAATTTTTAATTATCGATTCTTTTGTTTCTGTATCCAAAAAATAAAGTGATTTTCTTAATTTTTGAATAGTTTTGTTTGTATATTTAATTACATTTTTGATTGTCATATTTATTTGTTACCTTTCTTAAAAATTACTTTACCAATTCATGGAAATAAGAAAAAATTAGTCTGTCTGATTTTTTCTGCAAGTGCAGATTTAGGATTAAATATTTTGATTGTAAAACAAATTATATACCTAACTATAAATCACATTCCTCCAGCAATATATACAAAAAAAGATATAAACAAAAAGGAAGCTGCAAATAATATTAAAAATGGAGATGCAAACAATAATGCTCAGAAAAATCCTATAATTTCCCCAAATATTTGCATTGAACTTCTTTTTCTATTTACTGTCAATTCTTCTTTTCTTTTTGTGGGTAAATCAAAATAAGTTTTATTTACTATTTCTTCTACACTATATTGCTGCAGCACAATTTCTTCAATACTACCTTTATGTATTTCTTCTAATATTAAATTTTCATATTTTTTTATTATTTCTTCAATTTCGGTTGCTTCTAGAAAAAAAAGCTTATTTGCCAACTTTTTTTTAAATTGTTTTAATGTCATCTGCTATTTCCTATCTAAATGTTTAATTAAACCAAAAAAAGATAATTTCTACAAAGAATTATCCAATTTTTCGCTTAAAGTTTGTATACTTTGCTTGTTATTTTTTGATACTGACACAACAAAAAAAGAATCAGAATCAATTAAATTTAATGTCAATTTAATAATTCCTATATTTTTTTTCATATCATTTTTTTTAATTTTATCTAATTTTGTTGCAATTATTCAAACTTGAATATTGTGATATTTCAAAAAATTGTACATATCTATATCATCATTTGAAGGTTTATGTCTTAAATCAATTAGTTGACATACAAATTTAAGATTTTTTCTTAAAGTAAGATAGTCTTCCATTAAATTTGCAAATTTTTCTTTTTGTGATAGAGAAATTTTTGCGTAACCATAACCTGGTGCATCAACGATTCGTCATTTGTTATTATTAATTGAAAAAAAATTAAGTAATCTAGTTTTTCCCGGAACAGACGATGTATTTGCAAGTGATTTTTGATTTGTTAAGGCATTTATAAGCGACGATTTCCCTACATTTGATCTACCCACAAAACAAATTTCAGAAATATCATCATTAATTCAACCATTTTTATCTGCAGCTGATGTTATAAAAGATGCTTGTTTAATCATTTCTTAATACATTTAAAGTTCTTCCAAATAATTTATCATCTAAATTTTTGAATAAATCAAGTTTTTTTTGACGCATTTTTTTTCCTATTTTTTCATTATATTTAACTTCCATTAAATAAATTTCTTTCTCTAAATTATCAATATCTCTTTCTAAATATAAATTTCTGTTTTCTTCTTTTTTTGGTTCATATGTTGCTTTTAATGAAATAAATTTATAACGCAACATTTGTATACAATCATAATAATTTATATGTTTTTCTTTTTTAAAGACGTTTTTAATATCTGAACTTTCCCTTCTATTCATTGAAAATTTATTTATATAATCTCTTTCATTTTTCATATAATAATCCCCTTTGCTAGAATTATAGCAAATTTTTTATGTCAAACACTTCAATTAAATAATTAAATTTTACAAATAAAAAAAAGGCCATGAAGCCTTTTATTTTAACCTTTACGGATTTTGATATTAATTTTTCTAGCTTCAACAATATTTGATTGGAATAAATTAGTTTTTTTAGCTTTATCTAATGCATCTCCAGAAACCTTGTGATCTAATAATTTATTATATGTTTCTTTTGTATCATATGAACCAACAACAGGTGCCATTCAAGGAATTCCATTTTCACGTCTAATTTTTGCATTCATTCAGTGCATTGCAACAATATTGTTAACATCATCTGCTTCTGCTTTTGGATCTATTAAAGTTAAAACTCATCCAAATTCTGATTCCAAATTTTTTTCTTGAATTTTTAAAAGTGCTCCTGCAATATCACGACGATAAATATTTTGATTATGTCCTGAAACAGGTTCACCTTTTTCTCAAATAAATTTTTCTTGAACTTCTGATAATTTAACAGTTTCATTTTTAATTTTTGTAGGTTTTGGATCTGTATCTTTTTTTCGTGTTTGTAAATGACGTTGCTTAGCTGCATTACGAGCCGCTCTTTCAATAGCTAATTTGTTTTTTGCTGCCATATAAATAACCATCCTTTTCTGATTGATCTTCATTTTAGTAGCGTCGTAACCTGACTACTCGCTAAAATACTTCTATATTATAGCACGAATTTTAAGTTTTATCTACTGTTTTTTTAAAGGTTTAAAAATAAAAAAACTATTATAATAAGGTGAACCCCAAAAGTGGGGTTCACCTTATAAATAGTTATTTTCTTATATTTAGTTTTGCGATTATTGTTTTGTATCTTTCTACATCTGTTTTTATTAAAAAATTTAATAAGTGACGTCTTTGCGCAACTTTTTTTAATAACGATCTACGTGATGTAATATCTTTTTTATGTAATTGTAAATGTCCTGTTAAATTTTCAATATTCTCAGTTAATAAAGCAATTTGAACTTCTGGTCTTCCTGTATCTTTATCTGTAGCACCATATGCATTAATAATTTCTGTTTTTCTTTCTTTTGAAATCATTTTAAATCCCCTTCTTTGTTTTTTTAGAAACCGGTAATCAAATAGAAATTCAAGGGAAAATCAACTTAATGGTTACCAAATCCATATATAACTATAACAAAAAAATTATTTGTTTTAAAAAGAAATTTAAATTTAATTATATAAAAGGCAAGTCATTTTGATTCAAACTATAATTTATTACTTTATTTTTAAAACTTCGATAATTCTATTATCACCTAAATTATTGGCATAACGATTTTCATCTAAATCAAAGGTTCTTAAACGATTCAAATCATGAAAACTATATGTTCCTGATTTTACAGCAGTTTCTGGGAAAATTAATTTATTCTCGTCATTAAATACAAAAACAATAGGTTCTACAAGCATAAAATTAACTTTTCTAAGTTCTCCATTTGCTAAAGCTTTTTTAACTAATGATGAAGAAATATCTCCATTTCTAGTTTCTACATATACATTCGATTTACCAAAATGTTTTTTTAAATCATTGACCTTTCCTTCTGCTTTATGGCCAAATGAAAAATCTTCACCAATAACTATTTTTTTAACATTTAAATTATTTGATAATCATTTTAAAAAATTATCAACTCCTGTTTCAATTAATTTTTTTGAAATTTCAAGTTCAATGACATAATCAAATTCAAAATTTTTTTCTAATCGTTTTTTAAATTCCGTTGGCGATAAAATTCTTCCGGCAAACGAATCTTTTTTATCTGAAATTTTTTTATCAAATGTAATTAAAACTTTCTTAAGTTTAGAATTACCGGCGATATTTTGTACTTTATGGAAAATTAATCTGTGCATTCTATGTAAACCATCAAAATTACCAATTGTAACAATTACATCCTCATTTAATTTAAAATTCATTATATCATCTTGTATATTTATATATTTCATTGATAATCATCACTTTCTGCTTCAGTTTTAATTATACTTGGATCATCTTCTCATAAGCCTCGCTTACATACGTATAGATTTTTAGCTGTGTGAGTATAAATTGCAATAATGTTATTTTTATTATCTGCAATAAAAACCACAGGTGCAATTTGATTCAATAAATTTATTGTTTTACCTTGTTTGACATCACGATCATTATGATATTTTACTATCACTTGTGAATTTGTCATCAAAGCATCATAAATAGAAATTAAATCAGAATTTTGAATTTCTTCTATTGTTTTTGCCTGTTCAAGTAAAAATTCACCAGATGATATGCGATTTAATTCTTTAACTGTTGCAATAGTCCCTAAATCATTTGCAATATCATTCACCAATGAACGAATGTATGTTCCCTTTGAACATTTCACAGTTAAAGTAATTGTATTATTTTTTGAATCATAATTAATTAATTTACAACTATTAATTGTTACTGTTCTTGGACTTAAAACTAATGTATCTGCAGTTCCTTCAAATGCGTGTTTATACGCTCTTACACCATTTACTTTTATTGCTGAAAAAATTGGTGGTAATTGTTCATACATATAACCATTATATTTATCTATTATTAATTTAATATCTCTTTTTCTTAATTTTTGAGCAACTTCTTGCTCAATCATTGCTCCAGTAATATCATCTGAGTCTGTTTTTATAAAAAGTTGCATAACAACTTCATATGCTTTATCTTTTGTTAATAAATAATTTGAAATTTTTGTAGCTTGATTTACTAAAATAACCATTAATCCTGTAGCTAATGGATCTAAAGTTCCTGCGTGTCCTATTTTTTTTATATTTAATTTATGTTTTATTTTTTGAATTAAATTATTAGAAGTTATACCAGCTGGTTTATTAACCAGCAATATTCCAGATGGTTGAATCATGTATAAATACCGCCCTATCTTACTATCTAAAATATAACAAAAAAAATTAGTTAAGAAAAGACATAATTTACTTTATTTCTTTTTGTTTTACTCTTGATCGTAAAATCGTTTTTGGCACAAAAGTTTGATCATTATTATTTGAATTTATCAAATAAATTTCTTTATGAATATTTTTTTCTATTCTCGCAAAACCTTGTTTGTATAATCACTCGTCTAAAATAGCAAATGTTTTTGGTTCTGTTTCAAAATAACCTGTATGTAAAATTTGCGAAACCATAGACTCCCCAACAATTTCCAATTTCACTTGTGAAGCAATTTCTTTATTACCTATTTCATCTATAAATTGATTAATATAAAAACTGAGCATATCAGCATTCACAAAATCAGGTTGTTTAATCATCATTTTATAAATTAATCTTGATTGATCAAAATATCAATTAAAATCATCTGTTAAAGTTCAAAATATCTCTAAAGGTCAAATCTCATAATTAAATCATAATTGCGGTTTTTGCTCAATATTTTTTATATAATGCGCAATACTATACAAAACCTTAGATTTTTCTTTATATTCATCATCATTTGGACTACCTTTGCCCGTAATTGTAATGAATTTTTGTGGTTGTAAATTAATAATTTTTGGTTGATTACTATCCATGCTATATATTCATGATTCATCTATTTTATAATCATATTTTTTATTCATAAAAATTATTCTCTGCTATTTTTTATGGCTTGTCAAGAAAATTTATTTCTATATTGAGTTTGAATAGAATTTGATGTTTTAGTTTGAATTGAAAGATCAAATTTTTTAAGTATTGCTAAAAAATCCTTTTCTGAATATTTCAGCGGTAATTTATCTATTTCAAAAAAATAATTATCAGTATTTTTATTGTAAAAAGTTACAAAAAAATAAGTCTCATTATTTTCTTCGTCTTCAAATTCATTTAATCCTATACAATTAATTTTATTTGTTCTATTTATTGATGAAAATAAATATGATGCCTTAAAAATTTCTTTAATTTCTGATTTTCAAAATTTACTAATATTTTCTTTATTTATATTTTTTTTCTGTTTTATGCGATCTACAATTTTTATCAATGAATCTGGTCTTTGTAATAAAAATTGAGCATAAAAATTTTCCATATAATTTTCAGTAAATTTAATCGAATTTAAAATTTTAGTGGTCAACGCACCTTGATTTTTTGCATTAATTTTTAATTCAGTATTTGTGATAAAATCAAAATTTTCTTCTGTCTCTATGTACAAAAAACAAACAGAATAAGGTGCATCAAAAAGATATTTTATTTCATTTTGATTAAATTTTTGTTTTATTCCTGGAATGATTTCCGCAAACGAATCAAAATAATAAAATTGAACAGCATTTGAATTTAATTTTTGTTTATAAATAATTAGAATTGATGTAGGTGAGTTATCAATTAATGATTTTTTAGATGATTTTTTTATTAAAAAATTTTCTAATGTCATATCGCGACTCCTTATTTTATAGATTTATCTTTATAAAATAAATTTTAATATTTGTTATGAAATCTATTTTTTTATATATTAAAATATATTATTTTTTAGATTAAAAATCAAATACTACTTAAATATTAACACTAAATCGACCTAAATAATAGTCCTAATTGAACTAAAGACTGAATAAAATTATTGGGGGAATAATACTTTTCAATCAAAAGTATCAGTTAAACGTTTAGTGAAAATTCTTCTCTCACAATTAATTTAACATATCTAAAATCAAATATCTATATTTTTTACAATAAAATAATAAAAATATGCAAGTAAAAAATTGCAGATAATAATAATTATCTGAATTATTGTCCTCTTTTTTCTTCCATCTTAACTCATAAAATTTATGAATATCTGATCTATATTTTTCATTTGGAGTAAATGCACTAATTCTACTATTATTTTTATTTAAATAAAATTTAATATCTGACGAGCTCTTAAATTTCTTATGATAATTACTTAAATTTTTATTAAAAAAATATTCATCGTTGTTTATTAATAATAAATTTTTAAAATCATAACCATTAATCTTTAAGAATTTTATTTTTAAAATATTGCAAAATGCAGAGTAACTATATATTTTTTTGCCATATGCAAATAATTGCTTTATAAATGAACTTATTTGTCCTTCGGTATGAGATTGGCCATATTGTTTTTGCATATTCAAAATACCCAATTTATGATTTTTTATGTAATTATACAAATATTTATATTGTGCTAATTTTGAGAATCTATTACTTTTTAATTCAGAAAATAAATTATCTAAAAATGCTTGAATCGAATCTCAATCATTTTTAGATAATAATTTTGTGATTATAAAATAAAAGCTTAATTAATTTGTTTGTAAATATTTTTAACATTTTAAATTCCTATAAATTACTCACATTCTTAATTCTATTTTAATACATTATTAAATCATTTTTTGAATTTATCTTTTAATATAAACTGTTTTCAATATTATAATCTATTCTTGAATTTTTAATAAAAAATGATTTTATTTTATATTTAAATTAACAAGCAAAATATTTAAACATAAAAAAAATAAAAACAGATAGACATTATTTCTATCTGCTAGATATTTTATTTGTTAATTGCAATATAAACATTAATTCTTAAATTAAGCAATATCATTTCCTAATGATAAATAATTTTTTTAATTAATTAATTTATAAATAGTACTATTTGAACCACCAATGATTATTCCATTTGAAAGTTCAGTCAAAGATAACATACTTCCTTCAAATGAATTATCCGCAATTTTCCCAGTTCCGTCACCAATAGATGTATCAATTTTGCCTTCATCTGTTAATCTAAAAATAGTTCCATTAGTTGAACCGACAATAACTGCGCCGTTTTTAACTTGAATAATTACATAAGCTATTTTTTTTAGATTCTCAATTACTCCTGCATTACCAACAGTAGTATCAATTTTACCATCTGCTGTTAATCTATAAATTGAACCACTATAAGTTCCAGCAAGAACACTAGTTTTTTTTAAAGGAAGCTGATCTATTGTTTCTACACGACTATCAAAAGTTTTGTCTTCTAGTTTTCCTGTTCCACCACCAACAGTAGTATCAATTTTACCTTCGGCTGTTAATTTGTAGATTGAAGCAGAAAGTGTTCCAACTATAATGGTTCCATTCTCAAGTTTCTCGATTGTTTCTACACGACTATCAAAAGTTTTGTCTTCTAGTTTTCCTGTTCCACCACCAACAGAGGTGTCAATTTTACCTTCATCTGTTAATTTGTAGATTGAACCGGCATCAGTTCCAGCTAAGATAGTTCCATCTTCAAGTTGAGTGATTGTTTCTATTGCACCATCAAAAGTTTCATCTTCTAATTTACCTGTTCCATCACCAACTGATGTATCAATTTTACCTTCATCTGTTAGTTTATAAACAGATTTCCCAGAAGTACCAGCAAGAATAATTCCATTTGAAAGTTGAGTGATAGTATAAACATTGCCATCCAAAGTTCCATCTTCTAGTTTACCAGTTCCATTACCAACTGATGTGTCTATTGAACCAGTTAATGATGTGTTAACATTTGATACATTTCCACATGAAACAACAGATGAAGCTACAGATGAAGCCAAACCAAAAACTGCTAATAAATTTAATAATTTTTTCATATATATAAACCTTTCATTAAATGTATAAAATTACTTAAAAATAAATGCTAATTCACATTTATATATTTATTATAGCACTTTTATTTAGCAATATAAACCCTATGGAGGAGTTGCAATTTAATCGGAGTATATGAGCTTTTTTTTAATGCAATTTAAAAAAATAATAAAAGACAGACATTTTTTAAGTTGCAAAAACCCTTTGTCAAAAAAATAATATCATAATTTTAATTAATAAAATTTTATTTTTGACTTTATTAAAATTTATCCAAGCAAAAAATTATATCAAATATGATATTTTAATTATTTCTAATAATAGTTGTACATTAATTCTTTTAATGCACCAGCTATTTTCAGATTTGAATTTAATATTGGAATATCAATATTGTGTTGATAAACATCACTTTCTTTTGGAACAAAATTATTGCTATAAATTTGTTCTTG of the Spiroplasma endosymbiont of Labia minor genome contains:
- the yihA gene encoding ribosome biogenesis GTP-binding protein YihA/YsxC; protein product: MIKQASFITSAADKNGWINDDISEICFVGRSNVGKSSLINALTNQKSLANTSSVPGKTRLLNFFSINNNKWRIVDAPGYGYAKISLSQKEKFANLMEDYLTLRKNLKFVCQLIDLRHKPSNDDIDMYNFLKYHNIQVWIIATKLDKIKKNDMKKNIGIIKLTLNLIDSDSFFVVSVSKNNKQSIQTLSEKLDNSL
- the rpsO gene encoding 30S ribosomal protein S15; protein product: MISKERKTEIINAYGATDKDTGRPEVQIALLTENIENLTGHLQLHKKDITSRRSLLKKVAQRRHLLNFLIKTDVERYKTIIAKLNIRK
- the truB gene encoding tRNA pseudouridine(55) synthase TruB, which produces MIQPSGILLVNKPAGITSNNLIQKIKHKLNIKKIGHAGTLDPLATGLMVILVNQATKISNYLLTKDKAYEVVMQLFIKTDSDDITGAMIEQEVAQKLRKRDIKLIIDKYNGYMYEQLPPIFSAIKVNGVRAYKHAFEGTADTLVLSPRTVTINSCKLINYDSKNNTITLTVKCSKGTYIRSLVNDIANDLGTIATVKELNRISSGEFLLEQAKTIEEIQNSDLISIYDALMTNSQVIVKYHNDRDVKQGKTINLLNQIAPVVFIADNKNNIIAIYTHTAKNLYVCKRGLWEDDPSIIKTEAESDDYQWNI
- a CDS encoding lipoprotein; translated protein: MKKLLNLLAVFGLASSVASSVVSCGNVSNVNTSLTGSIDTSVGNGTGKLEDGTLDGNVYTITQLSNGIILAGTSGKSVYKLTDEGKIDTSVGDGTGKLEDETFDGAIETITQLEDGTILAGTDAGSIYKLTDEGKIDTSVGGGTGKLEDKTFDSRVETIEKLENGTIIVGTLSASIYKLTAEGKIDTTVGGGTGKLEDKTFDSRVETIDQLPLKKTSVLAGTYSGSIYRLTADGKIDTTVGNAGVIENLKKIAYVIIQVKNGAVIVGSTNGTIFRLTDEGKIDTSIGDGTGKIADNSFEGSMLSLTELSNGIIIGGSNSTIYKLIN